A region of Tachyglossus aculeatus isolate mTacAcu1 unplaced genomic scaffold, mTacAcu1.pri SUPER_32, whole genome shotgun sequence DNA encodes the following proteins:
- the LOC119921880 gene encoding olfactory receptor 14J1-like yields MANGTEMMEFLLLGFSEVRELQLVHATLFLLVYLAALTGNLLIVAVTTLDRSLHTPMYFFLRNLSVLDLCLISVTVPKSFFNSVTNNNSISFQGCVLQVFFFVLAFVSEVALLTVMSYDRYVAICHPLHYEVVMNRGACGKMSAASWLSGGLSGLVHTVATFSEPFSGPNVIHQFFCEIPQLLKLSGPQGNIREYSLVVLSASSFAVCFAYIIASYICIFLAVLRMPSVEGRSKAFSTCLPHIIVVTFFISLSVSEYLIPSSNCPSGLDLLLSIFYSMVPPALNPVIYSLRNKAMKAALGRMLCP; encoded by the coding sequence ATGGCCAATGGCACCGAGAtgatggaattcctgctcctgggtttctctgaggtccgggagctgcagctggttcatgccacactgttcctgctggtctacctggcggccctgacagggaatctccttatcgtcgccgtcaccaccctcgatcgGAGCCTTCACAcgccaatgtacttcttcctcaggaacctgtccgtcctcgacctctgcctcatctccgtcacagtccccaaatctttCTTCAATTCAGTGACCAACAACAACTCCATTTCTTTCCAGGGATGTGTTCTGCAagtatttttctttgttttggctTTTGTCTCTGAGgtggccctgctcacagtgatgtcctacgaTCGCTACGTTGCCATCTGTCACCCCTTGCACTATGAGGTTGTCATGAAcagaggggcttgtgggaagatgtcagccgcctcctggctcagcggaggccTCTCCGGCCTCGTGCACACGGTCGCCACTTTCTCTGAACCTTTCTCTGGGCCCAACgtgatccaccagttcttctgtgaaatCCCCCAGCTTCTGAAGCTCTCTGGTCCCCAAGGAAACATACGTGAATATTCACTCGTTGTTCTGTCTGCCAGTTCCTTTGCCGTCTGTTTCGCATACATAATCGCCTCATACATCTGTATCTTcttggctgtgctgaggatgccgtcggtcgagggccggtccaaagccttctccacctgcctgccccatatcATCGTCGTgactttcttcatctccctgagTGTTTCTGAATATTTAATTCCATCCTCCAATTGTCCATCAGGTCTAGACTTGCTTCTGTCCATTTTCTATTCCATGGTGCCCCCGGCTTTGAACCctgtcatctacagcttgaggaataaGGCTATGAAAGCTGCTCTAGGGAGGATGttatgcccataa